In Candidatus Eisenbacteria bacterium, the DNA window TAACACACGATTCGGAGCTTGAGGCAGGAGCTGAAAGATGGCTGACGGAGAGGCGAAGAAAGCAGCGAAAAAGGGCAAAAAAGCAGACGCGAAAGATGCGACTGCAAAGAAATCTGATGATAAGAAGAAAGCGCCGGTTGAGAAGCAGGTTGTCGCGGTACCAAAGCTGAAGGCTCTTTATTCAACAGAGATCCTAGGTATCCTTCAGAAGCGCTTTGAGTACAAAAATGTTCATCAGATCCCCAAGCTGCAAAAAATTTGTGTCAATATGGGTGTTGGAGACGCGGTCCAGAATGCGAAGTTTCTCGAAGCCGCTCAGAAGGATCTTGAAACGATTGTCGGACAGAAACCTTCGGTCCGCCGGGCAAAAAAAGCCGTGTCCAACTTCAAACTCAGGGCCGGGGTGCCTATCGGGTGCATGGTGACGCTTCGCGGCGTAAGAATGTATGAGTTTCTGGAACGATTAATTTCCATTGCCATTCCGCGAATCCGAGATTTCCGCGGTCTGCCGCCGCGTTCGTTCGACGGCCGAGGAAATTATACATTTGGAATCAAAGAGCAGATCATTTTCCCCGAGGTGAAATACGACAAGGTCGAAAAGATCCGCGGGATGGATATAACCCTGGCGACTTCGGCAAAAACCGACGAGGAAGGGTACGAGCTTCTGAAGGCATTGGGTATGCCTTTCAGAGAGCGCTGAGTTCACTGAACTCGTGATCTGGAGGATGAAGCATGGCTCGTAAAGGGCTGGTTGAGAAATGGAAGCGAAAACCGAAATTCGCCGTTAGGGGTTACAATCGCTGCCACCGATGCGGAAGGTCTCGGGCTTATCTGCGCAAGTTTGGTGTGTGCAGGTTGTGTTTTCGGGAGCTGGCGCTTAAGGGCGAATTGCCCGGGATTGTGAAAGCCAGCTGGTAGGATGAATCAGGGAAAGGGATGCAAATGAGTTGGAGCGACCCTATTGCGGATCTGCTGACCAGGATCAGAAACGCCGGCATGGCCAAGCACAAACGTTTGGATGTGCCCGCTTCCAATTTCAAGGAAGCGATTCTGAAACTCATGGTTCGGGAGAACTACATCAAGAGTTATCGGAAGATAGAAGAGGGCCCTCAGGGGGTTCTGCGTATTTATCTTCGTTATGAAGAAGATGAGCGGAATGCCATTGAGGGGCTCGAACGGGTCAGCAAGCCCGGTCGGCGGGTCTATGTGGACGCGGCTTCGGCACCCCGGGTTCGTTCAGGCTTGGGTGTCAGTGTCATCTCTACGTCCCATGGCGTCATGACCGATCTAGAGGCGCGGCAGAAATGTATTGGCGGCGAGGTTATTGCCAAGATCTGGTAACGAACTTTCGCGCGACTGATTCTCGGGGGTTTTACAATATGTCTCGGATCGGCAAATTGCCCATTGAAATTCCGAAGGGCGTCGAAATCCGGCAGGAAGGACAGCGGATTAATGTCAAGGGCCCCAAAGGGGAGATGACTTGGACATTGCCGCGGGGGATTAATATCCGGCGGGATGGCGAGACGCTATTTGTGGAAGACAACTTGGGGACAAATGAGGGGCGGGCTCTTCATGGTGCAAACCGGAGCCATGTGGCGAATTTGATCACGGGTGTCACCGCAGGTTATGCGAAAGTTTTGGAGATCATCGGTGTCGGCTATCGCGCCCAGATGGAAGGGAAGAATCTCATACTGAATTTGAGATATAACCACCCTATCGTATTCCCGGTACCGGATGGCGTGACAGCTGAAGTTACAGATCGTCCGCTAAAAATTAAGATCAGCGGTATAGATAAAGTGGTCATCGGACAGACCGCCGCGAATATTCGTGCCATTCAGAAACCCGATCCGTACAAGGGAAAGGGAATCCGGTATGAAGGCGAGCAGGTCCGCAAGAAGGCCGGTAAGAGCGCGGGTTGATCCACATCATTCCGCCGCAGGCAGCTAAGAACGGCGGTTTGGGAGAGGTTGAGATGGCTGTTAGTTTGCGTCGTCTGGAGAGGAAAGAAGCACGGTCCCGCCGGCATCGCAGGATCCGGAAACGTGTTCATGGGACGGCTGAGAGACCGCGGCTGTGCGTTGTCCGCAGTTTGAAGCACATCTACGCCCAGATCATTGATGACGATAAGGGAGTCGTGCTTTTTGGATGCTCGACCTTGTCGCCGGCGATCCGGGAAATTGTAGCGGGCATAAAGCCGATCGAAGCCGGCAAAGAAGTCGGGAAACTTGTTGCGAAAATGGCTTCAGAGCGGGGAATAAAAAATGTGAGTTTCGATCGCGGAGGTTGTATTTACTGTGGCCGCGTCAAAGCCGTCGCTGAGGGAGCCAGAGAGGGAAAATTGGAATTCTAGGCTTCTCGATCCGGTATCGCGGCGCTAAATAGCGAGCATAGGAGGATGGTTCCTTGAGATTTGGTGGCTTCAATCGACAGGACAAGAGAAATGACAAAGATCGGGGAGTTGATCCCGAATTTATTGATCGAGTCATTCATATCAACCGTGTGGCCAAGGTCGTCAAGGGTGGCCGGCGGTTCAGTTTCACGGCTCTCGTCGCCGTTGGGGATCGCAAAGGCAAGGTCGGCGTTGGATTAGGCAAGGCGAAAGAAGTCGCCGAGGCCATTCGCAAGGCCAATGACGCCGCCCGGAAAGAGATGATCGCCATCCCGCTTATCGGCGGCACGATCCCGCACGTTGTGATCGGAGCGCATGGCGCCGGTCGTGTCATGATGAAGCCTTGTTCACCGGGTACCGGATTGATTGCCGGAGCCGGCGTTCGCGCCGTGCTCGAGGTAGCCGGCGTGCAGGATGTTTTAACAAAATGTCTGGGCACGACGAATCCACACAATATGGTTAAAGCGACACTGGAAGGGCTCCTTCGTTTGAAGTCCGCCAGAGAAGTCGCTCGACGACGCGGGAAGTCTGTGAGCAGCCTGCTTGGGCTGCAAAGGAAGATGGAAGATGAGCAACCTGTTGCAGATAACGCAGATACGAAGCGCGATTGACCGGACCGAGAAGCAGAAGCGAACGATCAAGGCTCTTGGTATTCGCAGGCTTCACAATCCCGTACTGAAAAAAGACACGCCTCAGATCAGAGGGATGATCTTTAAAGTCAAGCATCTCCTCGCGGTTGAGGAGGTTGAGGGAGAAGGCAATGAAGCTTGATCGTCTGGAACCGGCACATGGATCGCGTCGCAATCGGAAGCGCCGCGGCTGCGGAAGCGGCTCGAATCTCGGCGTCAGGTGCGGCAGGGGGGACAAGGGTCAGAAGGCCCGTGCCGGCGGTGGGACGCGTCCTGGTTTTGAAGGCGGACAGATGCCCTTGCAACGGCGTGTGCCGAAGCGAGGATTTACGCCTTTGACCCGGAGGAGATTCCAGATTGTCGATCTGGCGCGTCTCGGGGGTTGGGATACAGCACAGGAGTTGAATGCGATAATCCTTGCGGAGCAGGGGTTCGTGAGAGCCGCCTTTCTTCCCGTCAAGCTTCTCGGCACCGGTGAGGCTCCCAAGGGCCTCAAAGTTAAAGTCGATGCCGTGACCAAGCAGGCGCGGAAGAAGATTGAGGATGCCGGTGGATCAATCGAACTGATCGGCGGCGCGTCATCTTGACGGCCAGGGGATAAGGGAATCGCTTAAGGCGGGAGCTGCACATGCTGCAATCGTTCCAATCGATGTTCAAGATCCCGGAGCTGAAGCGCCGGCTTCTCATGACGGCGTTACTTCTCGTGATCTACCGTTTGGGTGGGCACATCCCGACCCCGATCGTGGATGGCGGTGCGCTGGCGGCTTATTTTAAGTCACAAGCCCAGGGCACGCTTTTGGGTCTCTACGATCTCTTTGTCGGGGGTAATTTTAGTAAGGCGACGATCTTTGCTCTGGGAATCATGCCGTACATCAGCGCCTCGATTATTCTTCAGTTGTTCGGCGCCGTGATTCCCTATTTTGAGAGGCTTCAGAAAGAGGGTGAAGAAGGCCGGAAGAAGATTACCCAGTACACCCGTTACGGAACGGTCCTCCTTTCTCTCGTTCAATCGTTCGGGATCTCTATCTTTTTAGAGAGCCTCAACAGCCGCAGCGATATTCCGATCGTGACCCACCCCGGTTTTGCCTTCCGCCTGCTGACCATGCTGACCATGACCACGGGTACCGTTTTTGTCATGTGGCTGGGTGAGCAGATTACGGAGAAGGGCATCGGCAACGGCATATCACTGATTATTTTCATCGGTATCGTGGCCCGCTCCCCGAATGACATTATTAATACGACGCGCCTGGTGATCAGCGGTGGGCTCAGCATATTTACATTGATCTTTGTTGTGATCTTCATGATCGCCTCAACCGGTTTTGTGGTCTGGATGACGAAGGCGCAGCGAAAAATCCCGGTGCAATACGCCAAACGAATTGTCGGGCGACGAATGTATGGCGGGCAAAGCACGCATATTCCCTTGCGTGTGAATACCGCCGGTGTGATCCCGATTATCTTCGCCCAGTCCATCGTTGTTTTCCCGGGGACGCTGGCTAGTTTCTTTCCCAGCAGTGAAGGGATGCAGTCGCTGGTTCAGATTTTCCGACCGGGTGATTTTGTTTACAGTTTTATGTACGGCTTGTTGATCATTTTCTTCTCGTACTTCTACACGGCCATTGTCCTCAATCCTCAGGATCTGGCTGACAATATGAAGAAGTATGGCGGATTTATTCCCGGTGTGCGCCCCGGACAAACAACAGCGCGGTATATCGACCGGATTATGACCAGGATCACACTACCCGGATCATTGTATCTGGCCTTGATTGCTATCCTTCCGGACATGTTGATCCAGAGACTGGGTGTTCCATTCTACTTTGGTGGAACCAGCTTATTGATCATTGTTGGTGTGGCGCTCGATACGTTACAGCAAATTGAGTCGCACCTGTTGATCCGACACTATGACGGTTTCCTCAAGAAGGGGAAACTGAGGGCGAGGAGATAATTCGAGGTCTGGCCGAGGCCTAACCGAGAGTGCTTCGAGGTTTATGGCTAAAGATTATAAAAAGCGGATCATCCTACTGGGAGCCCCGGGCGCCGGAAAAGGAACGCATGCCGAGCGCCTAAAGGGTGATTTGGGTGTTCCTGTTCTCGGTACGGGAGATCTTCTGCGAGCGGAAATCAAAGAAGGAACGCCGCTGGGATCGAAGGCTAAGAAATATGTCGAGTCGGGGCAACTCGTGCCCGACGACCTGATCATTGCGATGGTCAGGAGCCGGATGTCCAAACCCGATGCGCGTGATGGATTTATGCTGGATGGATTTCCCCGCTCTGTGGAGCAGGCGGAAGCCCTTGATGGCATCCTCGACGAATTGGAGATGGCGATCGAAAGGGTTGTCGAAATCGATGTGGATGAAGAGGTCGTTGTCGCCCGCCTTTCCAGCCGTCGAATCTGTAAGGGCTGCGGGCGGGTCTACAATGCGATTTCCGATCCGCCAAACAAAGAAGGTATTTGTAATGCCTGCGGTGGGGAGGTCATCACACGGAGCGATGATGTTCCGGAGACAATCCGGCACCGGTTGAGCGTTTATAGAACCAGCACCGAGCCGCTAACGGACTATTATGAAAAACGCGGTATTCTCCGCCGGGTCAGCGGCAGCGGTGATGTCGATGAGATTTACCATCGCATTCTGGATACCTTAAAGGGTTGAACCCGGGTGTGATGAATGATTTTTTTGCGGCGACAGGAAGAGATTGAGAAGATCCGCGAAAGCGGGCGCATCGTCGCCGGAGCTTTGGATCTGGCGGAAGAAGCCGTTAGACCCGGCATCACGACAGACACGCTCGATGCCATGATTGAGGAGTATATCCTGTCAGAGGGAGGGGTTCCCTCGTTCAAGGGATATCATGGTTATCCGGCCAGCTCCTGTTTGTCGATCAATGATGTTGTCGTTCATGGGATCCCTGACAAAGGGCGGGAGCTCAAGAGCGGTGATATTATCGGCGTGGATATCGGCTGTTACAAAAACGGTTACCACGGTGATGCGGCCAAGACCTTTGCTGTTGGTGAGGTGGAGGATCGGGTGATCTTGCAGATGCAGGTCACGCGCGAGGCCCTCTACGAGGGAATCCAGCAGGCGCGGATCGGCAATAAGCTGGGTGATATCTCAGCCGCCATTCAGAACCGGGTTGAGATGCACAGCTTTTCGATCGTACGGGATCTTGTCGGTCATGGTGTCGGCGAAAAGCTGCACGAAGATCCGCAGGTTCCGAATTATGGACGGCCCGGTACGGGACCCAGTTTGAAGGCGGGGATGGTTCTGGCCTTGGAACCGATGGTCAATGCCGGAAGCTTCGCGGTGGAGACGCTGAAAGACGGTTGGACGGTTGTAACCAAGGATGGTGGCCTTTCGACACATTTTGAGCATACAATCACAATAACGGAAACCGGTCCGGAGGTCTTAACACTTAGTTCCAAATTCGGGTCTTTTACCGAGGAGGTAGAAAAAGCTCGTGCCGAAGCAAGAACCCGTATTGGTTGAAGGGAAAGTAGTCGAACCGTTGCCGAATACGATGTTCCGGGTCGAAATTGAAGGCGGCCATATTGTCTTAGCGCATGTGGCCGGAAAGATGAGGATTCACAATATCAGGATTCTTCCGGGAGACAAGGTCACCGTGGAGCTTTCGCTCTACGATCCGACCCGCGGAAGAATCGTCTATCGCTATAAGTAGGAATAAGCCTTAGAGAATCCAGGTGCGGTTCTTTGAAAAGCTGGAGATAGAGAAATGAAGGTTCGTGCATCAGTCAAAAAGATCTGTGAGCACTGCAAGATCATCAAGCGGCACGGTGTGATCCGCGTGATTTGTAAGAACCCACGGCACAAGCAGCGGCAGGGTTGAGAATCCTGTCGGGCTGGAGTGCTTAGGGTTTTGTTTGAGGTCTAAGGAGGTCGTTCGTGGCAAGAATCGCGGGAGTGGATCTTCCAAACAATAAAAGGGTCGTCATTGCTCTGACTTATATTTACGGAATCGGGCCGACATCCGCCAGGAAAATCGCCGAGGCGACGGAAATCTCTGTGGATAAAAAGATGAGCGAAATTACCGAGGATGAAGCCGCTCGGTTGCGGACTGAAATCGAGAACCAATATCGCGTGGAAGGGACTCTGCACACCGAGAAAGGCATGAATGTGAAGCGGCTGATGGATATCGGATGTTATCGTGGTATCCGGCATCGCCGTGGTCTCCCCTGCAGGGGGCAGAGGACCCATACGAACAGCAGAACACGCAAGGGCCCTAGAAAAGGTGCTCCCGTGGTCAAGAAGACGAAACCGGGGAAATAATAATCTGGGACTCCAAAATGAGCGGAGGTTTATAGTTCATGGCGCGTGCCCGTAGGGATAAGAAGAAAGACAGAAAAGTCGGAGCCAATGGTTGCGTTCATATCCAAGCGACCTTCAATAACACAATCATTTCCGTCACGGATCCCACTGGGGCCGTGATCAGCTGGTCCAGCGGCGGAAAGGTTGGTTTCAAGGGTTCTCGCAAGAGCACTCCGTTCGCCGCGCAGATGGCCGCCGGCGAAGCCGCGAAGGAAGCGATGGGTTTCGGACTGCGGCGCGTTGAGGTTTGGGTGAAGGGACCGGGACAGGGCCGCGAAGCGGCGGTTCGTAGTCTCTCAGCCGCTGGGCTCGAGGTGTCGGCAATCCGTGACGTGACGCCGATTCCTCACAATGGATGCCGCCCACCAAAAAGGCGGCGAGTATAATATCTTTGTGCCGGTCGATTAGGACCGCTGTATTAAGCCGGCTGTGTAAGCCGGCTGCATAAATTGAATGGGTTAAATCGGAGGTTTCATGGCTAGATATCGTGATGCCCGCTGCCGGTTGTGCCGGCGTGAAGGGATCCGGCTTTACCTCAAAGGTGAGCGCTGCTATTCGGACAAATGCGCCGTGGAGTCCAGGGGTTTTCCCCCGGGACAGCATGGGCGCGGGCGACGCACGCGAGAGACGTCCTACGGCCTGCAGTTGCGCGAGAAGCAGAAGGCCAAGCGGATCTATGGCATCCTTGAGCGTCAATTCCGGCGGTATTTCCAGATCGCTTCAATGAGGCAGGGCCGCGCCGGCGAGGAATTGCTGAAGATCCTCGAATCGAGATTGGACAATGTCGTCCACCGGTTGGGTATGGTTCCTTCACGGAGCTACGCACGGCAGCTCGTCCGGCATCGTCACATAGAGGTGAACGGCCGGGTTGTGACGATTCCATCTTACCAGGTGCGCTCTGGTGATCTCGTATCGGTTCGGGAGAAGAGCAAACTTCGCAAAGAGATCAAGGAAACGATGGAAAACCGTCGTCGCACCGAAGATCAGCCCTGGCTTGATGTGATGGACAAAGAGGTCGCCGGGAAGGTTCTTCAACTCCCGTCGCGGGATGAGGTCAAGATTCCAGTGAATGAGCAGATGATCGTCGAGCTCTACTCGAAGTAGGGATCGTGTCGATGGGCTGTACATTCACAGAAGGATCAAACTTTAAACATCTCACAATCTGGGTGGAGGCAAAGGCGTCATGAAATGGAAAATCCTGCAGATGCCGGAAGGTATCGAGCACGCCAAGGAAGAATCCACCGCTACCTATGGCAAGTTTGTTGTCGAGCCATTGGAGAGGGGATTTGGGCTCACATTGGGCAACGCACTCCGACGCGTGCTCATGTCTTCACTGCAAGGTGTGGCGGTGACCGCGTGCAGGATCGCAGGTGCGCGGCATGAGTTTAATGCCATTCCCGGAGTTGTAGAAGATGCCGCTGAAATCGTCCTGAACCTCAAGCAGGTCCGGTTCAAGCACAAGGGTGATGGACCGCGTACCGGTTTCTTCCGCAGGAAGGGACAGGGCGTTATCACCGCGGGTGATCTCGAAATCGCAGAAGAAATAGAGGTTTTGAATCCGGAACAGCATATCGCCACGGTGAGCGATGATATCGAACTCGAAATCGAGGTTCGTGTCTCATCCGGGCGCGGCTATACTCCGGCCGAAGTTTATCGTGACCGGGCGGATGGATCCATTCCGATGGATGCTGTTTTTTCTCCTATAACGAGAGCACATTATACGGTTGAGAAGAAACGAATCGGTCAAAGAATTGATTTCGACAGGCTTGTGATTGAGATTTGGACCGACGGATCGATCCTGCCGCAGGACTCGTTGGCGATGGCTGCCAAGGTCCTACGGGATCACCTCAACCTCTTTATCAAGTTTGAGGAAGCCTTCGAGGAAGAGGAAGAAACGGTTGTGGACGAGGAATTCACCCGGATCAAGATCCTGCTGGAACGTCCCGTCGAGGAGTTGGAGCTATCCGTGCGATCCGGAAACTGCCTCCGCTCGGCCAAGATCGCGTCACTTGGCGATCTTGTACAAAAATCGGAAGCGGAGATGCTTCAGTATAAGAATTTCGGAAAGAAATCACTTCAAGAAATCAAGGAGATGTTGCAGAATCAATCACTCCATTTCTCGATGGATGTTTCGAAGTATCTGGGTGTTGGTTCCAGCACGAAATCATCGGACTGGGATGAAGATGTGGATGAGTACGATGACTCCGATGTCGATATTGATCCATATACCGACGCAGATGCCGGGCCTGAACCGGTTGTGACTGAGGAATGATAGGGAGAACACCATGCGGCATAGAAAGTCAGGAAAAGCGCTCGGTAGAACGGCCGATCACCGCCGGGCTCTGAAACGCAATCTGGTAACGGAGCTTTTCCGTCACGAGAGAATTCAAACAACGACGACAAAGGCAAAAGAAAGCCGACATCTCGCTGAGCGTTTGGTCACCTATGCCAAGCGTGGCGGCCTGGGCCGCCGGCGTCTGGCCGCCCGCTACATCCAGGATGAGAGCGTGTTGAAACGGCTCTTTGATGACGTCGCCCCGCGATTCGCAGAACGTCCGGGCGGATACACAAGGATCGTTAAGGTGGGGCGCCGCAGAGGGGACGGGGGCGAAATCGCCATTCTTGAGCTGGTTGGCGCCGGCGAAGTCTTGGCTGCCGCCGCGAAAGAGAAGCACAAAGACAAGGACGACAAGAAGAAAAAGTAGGATGGTTTGATCCCAATGTGGTATAGGGTTTAAGACTGTATGGTGTTTTAGGAAAAATTCCTCGGTAGCTCAATTGGTAGAGCATGCGGCTGTTAACCGCAGGGTCGTAGGTTCGAGTCCTACCCGGGGAGCCGCAAGAAGCCGCCTCGAGATGAGGCGGCTTGTTTGTTGTGATTTTAGATAGGGTGAGGTTTGTAAAGGGTATAACCGGCTGTCACTCCAGTTCTTCCAGCATCTTCTTCCCATTGGTATTGTCTGGGTTCAGCTCCACGGACCTCTTATAATACTCCGCGGCCTTCTGCCTGTCCCCTTTGAGATGGTATGCTTCTCCCAAGCTGTCCCAAGTGTTCCAGGAGTTGGGGTAGTGCTCGGTGTTGGCCGTGAAGACCTGAATGGCCGCATCGACGAGGTCATGGGCGAGAAGGGCGTATCCCAATCTGTTGATTTCGGCTTCTTCATCCGGCTCCCTCGGTCCATATTCCACCGTCCACACTTTCTCCTGCCAATTCTCTGAGAAGAGGTCTTTGAGAGGGAATCGGCGCCGACCCTGCTTCAACTCTTCCTTCAGATTTAAGACATACACCTCCTCGAAGTTATGGAAATAGTATATGTACATGATCTGGTTGGTGAGGTCGCATATGACGCTATACTTCGTTGCGTTCCGGCCTTCGTTGTGGGTGTTGGAGAGAATCGCCCGGGCGAGTTCCAGGCTAGGCTCACCCGCGTCGAGCATTTCAGTTGTCATACGATAGCGGTCACACGCCTCCAGTGGTTTGTCGGTCTTGCTCAGCATGAAGTTGGTGAGAACGAAGTCGTCATCATCGCTTCTTACCACGACGTCACCTTCTTTGACCGCGGCGTTGCCGGCAGCATCGCCATACAGAGCCATGTTCTGCTCATAGAGCTCATGGTAGTAGCCGCTAAGAAACTCTATGGCTTCTTCCACGGTTGCGGTCTTCATCAACACATCCTCAAACAACTCGCGCTCACCGTCATATTGCGGGAGCTTCCTCATCTCCGTAAGGTCCTTGGGACCGCTCCCGAAGGAGTCATAGTAGAGGCCGGCTGTATTAAGGCCATGGAAGGGGAAGTATCGGCCCTCTGCGATTTCATACCCGATGAATACGGAGCCATACTCATCTTCGGTGGCAGCAGGTTCGAACCAGATATTGAACTCCTTGAAATCGTAGTCCTCGTTGCCTCCGGCATAAACGATCTCTCCGGATTTGAAGACAAACCCCGTGCAGGCCTGGGTTGCGGTTACCGTGAGAAGCAGAGTTCCGGCCCCGGCCATGAGCAGGGTTGCAGCAGCTGCGATCCTGAGATTCTTCGGTTTCACGATTTCACCTCGCCAGATGTTCTCTCTTTACACTCCGTCACCGTCATCGGAAGCCCTGACCTCGCCCCGTTATGTCCAAGAATACGATTACAGTCGATTTTTGTTACCAAGATATATTTTAGATGATCAAGGGTGGCGGATTGGTCGAGGAGGATCCCGTTTAAGGGTATCTTCATGCCCAGGAAGCGGTTCACTGTCGAACAGAGCATCACCATGAGCCTCGATGAAAGCGTCTCGATAAGATTTGGCTAATCCCCCCTTCAAAGAGGGTGAATAAGGGTCAAGACAAGCGGAGTGGCGCCGGGGCCATGGACAAGAGGGGGGTATTTGAAGTAAAATCACACTACGATTATTTTGGTGGGTCAACATGAACCGAGGTCAATATTAACCCCCCCGCTTACCACGGAAGTACGGAGTGAGCCATGAGAAGACACGCGTTGTTCGCCGGCATCTTCCTCTTTCTTAGCTCGAGCGTTCTCGGCCAAAGCTATGATATGAAGATCCATCTCGCCAACGGGGAATCCGTCATCATTTCACTCGACGACATCCAGCGCATCGAGTTCTCGGGAATCGCCATGGGAGTGGAAGACTCCACGGGTCTTGGGGCCGTCGCGCGCGCGATCCTGATGCTGCAGAACTATCCGAATCCCTTCACTCCTTCTACCACCATCGAATACGAGATCCCGGCCGAAGCGGATGTCACGGTCCGCATCTTCGATGTCAAGGGCGCCCAGGTCAGGGAACTGGTGCGCGAGACCCAAGGGGGAGGGCGGCACCGGGTGGCCTGGGACGGCACGGACGCCAACCGAGCGCGGGTCGCCAGCGGGATGTACTTCTATTCGGTGGAATCCGGCGGGCAGAACCTTACCCGGCGGCTAATCTTGGTCAGGTGAATTGGAGATGATGATGAAGAGATTCGCTTTGTTCACTCTCTGTGCGCTGGCCGGGGCCCTGTCCGTTCAGGCGCAGGAAATGAACGTCATCCGGCTGGATGACCAAGTGGACCAGTTCAACCTGGCCGAGATCGACAGCATTACTTTTATCCCGCACGAATCGCCATCGCCCTTCGCACCGGGCGACGGTCTGCGGAGTTTCAATGATATACTCCGTATCCACACCCAAAGCGGCGTCAGCCAATTCCGCGTGTTCGAGATCGATAGCGTGAGCTTTACCGACGACCTGCAGATGACTATCTATCAGGGGATGGACACGAGTTTGTTCAACCTGGCGGAGGTCGACAGCATGACCTTTGTCAATGGGATGGAGAACACGGTCTCCATCACTTACAGCGGCACGACCGCGATCGTGTTCAACCCTCTGGACGGCGTCGGTGTAACGGTCGACGTGGTGGGAGCCGACGTGACCGCCACATCGACCGCCGGCATCCCAAATATTACATATGCGCTGTATGGGATCACCACGGACGGCATGTTCAAGATCTATTCAGACGCAGACTTCGCACTGCAGCTGAACGGTGTCCAGATCAACAACATCGACGGCCCCGCGATCAACATCCAGGCCGACGAAGAGATTACCGTGGAGTTGGTGAACAGCACCACCAGCACCCTGACCGA includes these proteins:
- the rpsK gene encoding 30S ribosomal protein S11 translates to MARARRDKKKDRKVGANGCVHIQATFNNTIISVTDPTGAVISWSSGGKVGFKGSRKSTPFAAQMAAGEAAKEAMGFGLRRVEVWVKGPGQGREAAVRSLSAAGLEVSAIRDVTPIPHNGCRPPKRRRV
- the rpsD gene encoding 30S ribosomal protein S4 is translated as MARYRDARCRLCRREGIRLYLKGERCYSDKCAVESRGFPPGQHGRGRRTRETSYGLQLREKQKAKRIYGILERQFRRYFQIASMRQGRAGEELLKILESRLDNVVHRLGMVPSRSYARQLVRHRHIEVNGRVVTIPSYQVRSGDLVSVREKSKLRKEIKETMENRRRTEDQPWLDVMDKEVAGKVLQLPSRDEVKIPVNEQMIVELYSK
- a CDS encoding DNA-directed RNA polymerase subunit alpha yields the protein MKWKILQMPEGIEHAKEESTATYGKFVVEPLERGFGLTLGNALRRVLMSSLQGVAVTACRIAGARHEFNAIPGVVEDAAEIVLNLKQVRFKHKGDGPRTGFFRRKGQGVITAGDLEIAEEIEVLNPEQHIATVSDDIELEIEVRVSSGRGYTPAEVYRDRADGSIPMDAVFSPITRAHYTVEKKRIGQRIDFDRLVIEIWTDGSILPQDSLAMAAKVLRDHLNLFIKFEEAFEEEEETVVDEEFTRIKILLERPVEELELSVRSGNCLRSAKIASLGDLVQKSEAEMLQYKNFGKKSLQEIKEMLQNQSLHFSMDVSKYLGVGSSTKSSDWDEDVDEYDDSDVDIDPYTDADAGPEPVVTEE
- the rplQ gene encoding 50S ribosomal protein L17, with the translated sequence MRHRKSGKALGRTADHRRALKRNLVTELFRHERIQTTTTKAKESRHLAERLVTYAKRGGLGRRRLAARYIQDESVLKRLFDDVAPRFAERPGGYTRIVKVGRRRGDGGEIAILELVGAGEVLAAAAKEKHKDKDDKKKK
- a CDS encoding tetratricopeptide repeat protein, which encodes MAGAGTLLLTVTATQACTGFVFKSGEIVYAGGNEDYDFKEFNIWFEPAATEDEYGSVFIGYEIAEGRYFPFHGLNTAGLYYDSFGSGPKDLTEMRKLPQYDGERELFEDVLMKTATVEEAIEFLSGYYHELYEQNMALYGDAAGNAAVKEGDVVVRSDDDDFVLTNFMLSKTDKPLEACDRYRMTTEMLDAGEPSLELARAILSNTHNEGRNATKYSVICDLTNQIMYIYYFHNFEEVYVLNLKEELKQGRRRFPLKDLFSENWQEKVWTVEYGPREPDEEAEINRLGYALLAHDLVDAAIQVFTANTEHYPNSWNTWDSLGEAYHLKGDRQKAAEYYKRSVELNPDNTNGKKMLEELE
- a CDS encoding T9SS type A sorting domain-containing protein; translated protein: MRRHALFAGIFLFLSSSVLGQSYDMKIHLANGESVIISLDDIQRIEFSGIAMGVEDSTGLGAVARAILMLQNYPNPFTPSTTIEYEIPAEADVTVRIFDVKGAQVRELVRETQGGGRHRVAWDGTDANRARVASGMYFYSVESGGQNLTRRLILVR